Proteins encoded within one genomic window of Glycine soja cultivar W05 chromosome 1, ASM419377v2, whole genome shotgun sequence:
- the LOC114366893 gene encoding uncharacterized protein LOC114366893 produces the protein MTCVANSFMNNCGRSKVDQSLYGLLEPQSIHNAKDRREQCQEYIQTWVKESQRQLYLGAYLHQENTVVWFCSLRKKPDINIKATINSAMKTITSSFQGMSNQAAPRWVEPKSHVQTGAYECGYYVMHWMWCIVTGGLKDDWNKWFSDGSPLDVEAITTLRQKWATFFLSIRKNGC, from the exons ATGACTTGTGTTGCAAATAGTTTTATGAATAACTGTGGTAGAAGCAAAGTTGATCAGTCACTATATGGTCTGTTGGAGCCTCAATCTATACACAATGCTAAGGACAGACGTGAACAATGCCAAGAATACATTCAAACATGGGTCAAGGAATCACAAAGGCAGTTGTACTTAGGGGCTTACTTGCATCA GGAAAACACggttgtttggttttgttctctGAGGAAGAAGCCAGATATTAACATCAAAGCCACAATTAACAG tgcAATGAAGACAATAACCAGTTCTTTCCAAGGCATGTCTAATCAAGCTGCACCTCGGTGGGTTGAACCAAAG AGTCATGTCCAAACTGGAGCGTACGAGTGCggatattatgtcatgcattggatgtggtgCATAGTGACTGGTGGATTGAAGGATGACTGGAACAAG TGGTTTTCTGATGGATCACCGTTAGACGTGGAGGCCATCACCACACTTCGCCAAAAATGGGCAACATTCTTTTTAAGTATTAGGAAAAACGGATGCTAA